From the genome of Carassius auratus strain Wakin unplaced genomic scaffold, ASM336829v1 scaf_tig00041688, whole genome shotgun sequence, one region includes:
- the LOC113085487 gene encoding leucine-rich repeat extensin-like protein 3, with amino-acid sequence MLEAKSLLNILKQEVRIDSNKANEFLSSSRPRRSADPRWHRQSPDFQAYYRYYSSIGHTEGLYEVDRIRMLYQQMRHLEQVYGPNASYYQSKLGVPHLPPLPKCDPAKDKSCKPAPPPAPPPAAVKAHVTPPITQADVIYLCNSKDPQCKPHIVYMPSGAVPVLCDPRYHPTCKLEGPTPSPAPSKKYDPAPPPPPAPIVFKGMEYDCDPYWDPDCLIDRPPRPMKGKAPPPPPETDEDTPEPLGGVSKKYPQPYYGHLYPYNYGSELYDPLRHQYPAAETPDSA; translated from the exons ATGCTTGAGGCAAAATCCTTGTTGAATATCCTCAAACAGGAAG TCAGAATCGACTCCAACAAGGCGAATGAATTCCTGTCCAGCTCTCGCCCGAGACGCAGCGCCGATCCTCGCTGGCACAGGCAAAGTCCAGACTTCCAGGCGTATTACAGATACTACAGCAGCATCGGACACACGGAGGGC CTGTACGAGGTCGACAGGATCCGCATGCTGTACCAGCAGATGAGACACCTGGAGCAGGTCTATGGCCCCAACGCCTCGTACTACCAGAGCAAACTAGGGGTTCCTCACCTGCCTCCGCTTCCCAAATGTGACCCTGCCAAAGACAAGAGCTGCAAGCCAGCTCCGCCCCCAGCCCCACCCCCAGCTGCAGTCAAAGCCCACGTGACTCCGCCCATCACTCAGGCTGATGTTATCTATCTGTGCAACAGTAAAGACCCCCAGTGCAAGCCGCACATCGTGTACATGCCGAGCGGAGCCGTGCCGGTGCTGTGTGACCCGCGCTATCACCCCACCTGCAAGCTGGAAGGCCCCACCCCCTCTCCCGCCCCCTCCAAGAAATACGATCCGGCCCCGCCCCCTCCACCGGCCCCCATCGTCTTCAAGGGAATGGAGTACGACTGCGACCCTTACTGGGACCCTGACTGCCTGATCGACCGGCCGCCACGGCCCATGAAGGGTAAAGCCCCCCCGCCGCCGCCCGAGACAGACGAGGACACGCCGGAGCCGCTGGGGGGCGTCAGTAAGAAATATCCACAACCGTATTACGGCCACCTTTATCCCTACAACTACGGCTCTGAGCTCTACGACCCGCTCCGACACCAGTACCCCGCGGCCGAGACGCCAGACAGCGCATAG